The Streptomyces tendae DNA segment CCGCGAGGGCCCCGTCCTGTCGACGGTCGAACGCTCCCAGCTGATCCGCCGCGTCGTCGACGAAGCCCTCGGCCTCGGCATCCTGGAACCGCTGCTGGAGGACCCGTCCGTCACCGAGATCATGGTGAACGGCCCGGACGCCATCTTCGTCGAGCGCGGCGGCCGGGTGGAGCAACTTCCGCTGCGCTTCGCCTCCGACGACCAGCTGATGCAGACCATCGAGCGCATCGTCTCCACCGTCAACCGGCGCGTGGACGAGTCCAATCCGATGGTCGACGCCCGGCTGCCGTCCGGTGAGCGCGTCAACGTCATCATCCCGCCGCTGTCCCTGACCGGGGCGGTCCTCACCATCCGCCGCTTCCCGCGCTCCTTCACCCTCCACGAGCTGATCGGCCTCGGCTCGCTCGACGAGCCCATGCTGTACCTGCTGGCCGGACTGGTGCAGGCCCGCTTCAACGTCATCGTCTCCGGAGCCACGGGCACCGGAAAGACCACCCTGCTCAACGCCCTGTCCGGACTGATCCCCGAGGGCGAACGCATCATCACCATCGAGGACTCCGCCGAACTACAGCTCCAGCAGCCGCACGTCATCCGCCTGGAGTCCCGCCCGCCCAACGTCGAGGGCAAGGGCCGGGTCACCATCCGCGACCTGGTGCGCAACTCCCTGCGCATGCGGCCCGACCGCATCGTCGTCGGCGAGGTCCGCGGCGGGGAGTCCCTGGACATGCTCCAGGCGATGTCGACCGGCCACGACGGTTCCCTCGCCACCGTCCACGCCAACAGCGCCGAGGACGCCCTGACCCGGCTGCAGACCCTCGCCTCCATGTCCGACGTGGAGATCCCCTTCGTCGCCCTGCACGACCAGATCAACAGCGCCGTCGACGTGATCGTCCAGCTCACCCGGTTCGCCGACGGCGCCCGCCGCATCACCGAGATCGCCCTGCTGGAGAGCCACGGCGGGGAGCCGTACCGGCTGGCGACCGTCGCCCGCTTCGACGCGCTGCCGATGACCCCCGACGGCCGCGTCCACGGCTCCTTCGTCCACCATCCCCTGCCCCGGCGGACCGCCGACCGCCTGTACATGGCCGGCCAGCCCGTCCCGCAGGCGTTCGGCATCGCCCACACCGCCGACCAGCTCGCCACCCGAGAAGCCAGGTAGGTACCGCCCCCATGGAGCTGCAGAACCTCATCACGCTGACCACCGGTGTCGCCCTGCTGACCTGCGTCCTCGGAGTCGTCGGGGTGCACTCCTACGCGGCCGGCCGCGCGCAGCGGCAGGCCCTGGTGGACCGGCTGACGGCCACCGGGCAACTGCCGGACGCCGGACGCCGGCGCCGCTTCCCCACGCTGGACCGCCGCCTGCGCCGCACCCGCCTCGGCCGCAAGCTGGAGCTGCGCCTGGTGGCCACCGGCCTCGACGTCACCCCCGGCGAGTTCTTCGCCGCGATGCTCGTCACCGTCGCCGGACTGTGGCTCGTCGGGCAGGCCGCCCTCGCCCCCTTCTTCGGCCCGATCGCCGGGCTCCTCGGCGTGTGGGCGGCCGTGCAGTTCCTCAACTGGCAGCGGCAGAAGCGCATCGAGAAGTTCATCAACCAGCTCCCCGAGCTCGCCCGCATCCTGGCCAACGCCACCCAGGCGGGCCTGGCCCTGCGCACCGCCGTCGGCATCGCGGCGGAGGAGCTGGAGGCCCCGGCCGGCGAGGAACTGGGCAAGGTGGCCAACCAGCTGGCGATGGGCGCCTCCATGGACGACGCCCTCGGCGAACTCGCCGACCGCCTGCCCTCCCGCGAACTGGTCGTCCTCGTCACCACGCTGGTGCTGGCCAACCGGGCGGGCGGCCAGGTGGTGAGCGCGCTGCGCAACCTCACCGAGACACTGGAGGAGCGCAAGGAGACCCGGCGCGAGATCCGCACCCAGCTCTCCCAGGTCAGCATGACGTCGTACGCCGTGCCGGTCCTCGGCGTCGGCTCGCTGTTCCTGATGAACGGCGTGAAGGACGGCGCCCTGGAGCGTATGACCGGCTCCCCGGCCGGGCAGGTGGCGGTCCTCGTCGCCTTCGGCCTGTACGCCGTCGGCTTCCTCCTCATCCGCCGCCTGTCCCGCATCGACGTCTGAGCCGGGAAGGGGACGACGACATGGCACTCGCGCTCGCCGCACTGATGGCCCTCGCCGTGTGCGGCATCTTCGCCGGCATCCGCATGTACCGGGCGGAGGCGAAACTCCCCGGCGACCTGATGCTGGCCCTGGAGGTCGGCTCCACCCGCACCGGCGCGGTCGACTCCCTCGTCGACCGCATGGGCATGCGCTACGCCCCCGCCGTACTGCGCCTCATGGGCCCCAAGCAGGTCGCCAAGTACCGCCGCAAGATCGACCTCGCGGGCAACCCCGGCGGCCTCACCATCCACCGCTACGCCGCCCGCCGCGCCGTCTACGGTGCCCTCGGCGGCACCGGCTTCCTGGTGTTCCTGATGCGCGGCCAGCTCCTGGTGGCGCTGCTGCTGCTCGCGTTCGGCGCGTTCTGGACGGAGGTCGGCATCTGGTCGGCGATCCGCATCCGCAAGGACGTCATCGAACGCACCCTGCCCGACTTCCTCGACGTGCTCGCGGTCGTGGTCGGCGCCGGACTCGGCTTCCGGCAGGCCCTGGACCGCGTCTCGACCCGGTACGAGGGACCCTGGGCGGACGAACTGCGCATCACCCTGCGCCAGATGGACCTGGGGATGAGCCGCAGGCAGGCCTTCGCGGAGCTGCGCCGCCGCAACGACTCCGAACAGGTGGCCATGTTCGTCACGGCGTTGCAGCAGGGGGAGGAGCTGGGCGCGCCGATCGTGGACACGCTGGTCGCGCTCGCCAAGGACATGCGCCGCACGGACGCGCAGAACGCCCGCCGCAAGGCCGCCCGCGCCGTCCCCAAGGCCACCATGATGATCACCACCTTCATGGTCCCGGCCACCATGATCCTCCTCGGCGCGGGCCTGATCCTCGGCTCCGGCACCGACTTCGGCTCCCTCACGGGCGAGTAGGGGGAGGCGGAACGCGATGACGACGATCAGGCACCACACGTGGCGGCGCCGTCGCCCGGCCGGACGACGGGCGGCGGCGGTCCCGGTGTGCGCCCGTTCCCCGCAGGGCCTCACGGCCGCCCCTGGCCGGGGCGGGAGCGAGGGCGGGCAGGGCCGTACGGAGACCGAAGGACGTACGGCGGCTGATGGGCTTGCGGCAGCTGACGGCCTCACGGCAGCTGACGGCGTCACGGCAGCCGCGGCCCCGCAGGAGCCGGACACCCAGCTGCAGGTGAACGCCCTGCAGGCCCTGTGCCGGCAGGCGTTCGGCTTCCGGCTGGCGATGATCGCCGTGGCCGCCCCCTCTGCCCTGCTCAACGCGGGCCCCGGCTGGGGCACCCGCCTGGTCGGCATCGCGGTCGTCGTCACCTTCATGGTGTCGTACGCCCTCTTCCGCGACTGGGAACGCTTCGGCCCCCTCCTCCTGCGCCACCCCACCCTGCTCGCGGCGGACACCCTCTTCGGCGCCCTGCTGCTGATCTCGGCCGGCCCCGACACCACTCTCGCCTACGTCAGTGTCTGCACGCCCCTGCTCGCGGGCCTCATCTACGGCTGGCGCGGCGCCGCCGTCTTCGCCTCGCTGCAGGGGCTGATCCTGCTGCTGGTGCACGCGGCACTGGACAAGCCGCACACGGAGCCCGCGGAGATCCTGATCCTGCCCGGCCTGTGCGTGATCGCGGGCGCCGTCGGCTCCAGCCTGCGCAAGCTGATGCTCCACCTCGGCGAGGCGACCCGCGCCCTGGCCGCGGTCCGCGCCCGCCTCGCCGTCACCGAGGCCGTCGACGCCGAACGGGCACGGCTGGCACGGGAGATGCACGACTCCGTGGCGAAGACGCTGCACGGGGTGGCCCTGGCGGCGGACGGCCTGGCCTGCTCGGCGGGCGCCGCCCGGATGGACCCGGCCCTGGTGAGGCGCCAGGCGGAACTGGTGGCCCGGTCCGCCCGCAGGGCCGCCGCCGAGTCGCGTGAGCTGCTGACGGACCTGCGGAGGGAGGGGGATCCGGGGCGGGCGGTGGACGTACTGGGAGAACTGGCGTGCACGGTCCGGCTCTTCGCGTCGCGCGGTGAGGTGCCGGTGTCGTACACGAGGACGGGCGAGACACCGGCCCCGCCCGTCCCCACGGCGGTCGCCCGCCAACTGCTCTCCATCACCTCGGAGGCCCTGGAGAACGCCCACCGCCACGCACGGCCGACCCGGGTCGACGTCCACGCCGGCGTCCACCACGGCGTCCACGGCGACGTGCTGCGCGTCAGCGTCCGCGACGACGGCACGGGCCTGCCCGTCGGCACCGACCTCGCGGACCTGCGCCGCTCCGGCCACTTCGGCCTGGTCGGGATGGCCGAGCGGGCCGCTTCGGTCGGCGCCCGCATCCACTTCGGGCGGGGAGAGGGTACCCGTGGCACGGAGGTCCGCCTGGAGCTGCCGCTCGCGGCGGTGACGACGAAGAGTCCGACGGAGGTCCACCTTGACCGGTGAGCCGAACCCCTTCGGGGAGGCGCCGGCCCCCGACCCCCTCCGCGTGGTCGTGGCCGACGACAACCCCGTGGTCCGCGCGGGCCTGACCGCCCTCCTCGACGGACGCGAGGACCTCACGGTGGTGGCGGAGGCAGCGGACGGCAAGGAGGCGTACGAGGCCGCCCGCGCCCACCGCCCCGACGTGGTCCTGCTGGACGTTCGCATGCCGGGGGTCGACGGCATCGCGGCCCTCCCGCACCTGGTACCGCTCACCGCGGTGCTGATGCTGACGTACAGCGGGGAGACGGAGATCGTCCAGGAGGCCCTGCGTCGGGGCGCCAACGGCTACCTGGTGCACGGCGAGTTCACGGCGGACGAACTGGTGGCGGCGGTGCGGGACACCAGACGGGGGAGACCGCATGTCACGCCGACGGCGGCGGGGGCGTTGCTCGCGCAATTGCGGGGGAGGGGAGCCGGAAGTGAGGCTTCCGCTCCTTCCCTTGGGCGGCGTTGGCGCACTGAAGGGGCTACTTCTACGGAAAACCTTTCGCAACTGCAACCGGATGTGGGACAGTCGGTGTCTGACAGGTCGACGTACGGGCTGAGCGGGAGGGAGGCGGAGATCATGGACCTCATCGCGTCCGGCATGAACAACCAGCAGATCGCCGCCACCTGCTTCATCAGCGAGAAGACGGTGAAGAACCACATCAACCGCATCTTCGCCAAGCTGCACAGCACGAGCCGTTCCGAAGCCACGGCAAAGTGGCTGGGGAGGGCACCGGGTTCCGACCGGGAGTGGGGTGACTTGTCATGACGACACGTTGGGCCCGGACGTGGGCCCGGAATTGGGTCCCGGGGCACTTCCAGACCCCGGCCGACGGCGCGTACGGTGCCGACGTCGACGGCGGCCTCATGACCCGGGCCGCCACCGCGTCCGCCGGAGGGGAACACCATGGGCAACTGGATCAACACGACGGTCAGGCACCTCCAGTCCCGCGCGGCCCGTCGCGACGACCGGGGCCAGACGGCGGTGGAGTACCTGGGCATCATCGCGGTGGTGGTGGCCATCGTGCTGGCGATCACGGGGACGGACATCGGGCAGACGATTTACCAGGCCATTGTGGACAAGATCGACGAAGTCGTCGGCTGACGGGCCGACGTACCTTCGCCGACACAGGGCAGGCATTCCCCATCTACATCATGGTGGTGGGAGGCCTGCTCTTCCTCGCGTTCGCCTATCTCGCAGTCGGCCAAGCCGCAGCGAACAGGAATGGTGCCCAGACCGCTGCCGATGCGGCGGCACTCGCTGCTGCCCAGGAGAGGCGTGACCAGCTCTCTGGGGCGTGGGTGAGACACCTTCTGGAGCCCGAGATGTGGCAGGAGATCTTCGACGGGATGGCGGAAGGGCTCACTCCGTCCTGCTGGCGGGCCGAGCAGCTGGCGGCCAACAACGATGCCACGGTGCTGAGCTGCAGCCCGGATGGGCTCCTCGGCTACACGGTTGAGGTACAGACGAATAAAACAGTTGGGGACTCCATCGTGCCTGGCACCGAGACGAAGAAGTCGCGGGCGACGGCCACCGCCGTGATCGAACCGCGTTGCGACTTCCAGCTCCCCAGTGCGGCTGAGGCAGACGTGGAGGATGCGCTTCCCACGCTCAACTGCAAAGGCGGTGTGGACTGGGAACTTGACCCAGAAACTCCCCAGGATCTGCTGCCCAAGCCCGAAGATCTCTTCGACGTGCACCTGGCCGACTGACAAGCAAACGACGAGTGACTGAGGATGCAGGGTATGAGCGTTCGGTTCACGACGAAAGCCCGGACGGGGCCCGTCGCGCTGGTTGTTGCGGCCGGCCTGGCCCTGGGCGTCACCGGGTGTGGCGGAGGCGGTGACGGTGGGGACGGGAAGCCAAAAACTTCAGCCTCTGCTTCGAAGGAGCGTGACTCCAACCCGAGCACTCAGGAGGGAGCCGATGAGACTTTGGCGGAGCTGCGCGGTGAGGGAGGGCTGACTCTCAAAATCACCTCGGCGACTAGGGATGCAGGCGGCTTCGTCACGGTGAACGGGGAGATGAAGAACGACAGCTCCGAGCCCATGCGTGTCCCGGTGCAAACCTCGGGGAACGAGACGGAGATCATCGCGCACGGACGGTCGCTCGGTGGTGCCACGCTCGTCGACAGTGCGAGCAAGAAGCGTTACTACGTTCTGCGGGACACCGAGGGTCGTCCGCTAACTACGACGAACATGCCACGTCTGAAGGCCGGGGAATCGATCCCGGTGTTCATGCAGTTCCCGGCCCCGCCGGAAAACTCGTCCGAGGTCGGTTTCCAACTGCCGACGTTCGCCAGCGGCACCATCCAGATCTCTGGGTGAGGCAGAGGATGACACACACGCGCCTCCTCCTCATCGGCACCCTTGCCACGCTTCTGGCCACAGGCCCGGCCGTGGCTCACGCAGACGACGGACCGAGCGTTCCGCCCGGCACGGAAGCCAGTGCCTCCGCACCCGTGGAGCTGGACGCGAACGACCCCGACCTGAAACTCCCGGACGGGGCCACGCTGGCCGAGCCCAAGGTCCTGGACATCAAGTCCGTCGTGGAGGACCAGAGCGGTGACGAGCGCCGCGAGGACACCAACACGGACGTGAAGTTCGCCCTCCAGGCGGAGGTCCTCTTCGGCAAGGACAGCGCCAAGATCGGTGCACAGGCAAGGGCCCGCATCGCCGACATCGCGGAGGAGATCAAGGTCCAGAACGCGACCCGCATCCGCGTCTTCGGCTTCACGGACAACCTCGGCTCGTCCGCCCACGGCGACGTCCTCTCCCGCAAGCGGGCCAACGCCGTCCACGGCATCCTCGTCCAGGAGCTGAGCGACGCGAACCTCACGTACGAGGTGCGCGGCTACGGAGAGGACTATCCGATCGCCGACAACTCGACGGAGGCCGGCCGCAAGAAGAACCGAAGGGTGGAGATCTCCTTCCCGCGCGGGGAGAGCTGAAGGTCAGTCCTCGCCGCGCACCACTTCCACCACCGATCCGACTCCGAGCCCCCACCCCTCCATGGCCCCCGCCTCGGCCTCGATCACGTGACGCGCCCGGACGCGTGGCCGCCCCAGCCGTCCGGGGGGCATGGTGCGTACGGAGACGACCCGGAGCCGCCGGTCCAGATAGGCGACGTCGATGGGCATGCGCATACGGAAGGTGTGGATGCTGTTGGCGGGGGAGAGCAACAGGGCGCCGTC contains these protein-coding regions:
- a CDS encoding CpaF family protein, with protein sequence MSLRARINSPEERTGRGEDSHLVASYRAKLLEEIDLAEMSALAPAERRARLERVLGHIISREGPVLSTVERSQLIRRVVDEALGLGILEPLLEDPSVTEIMVNGPDAIFVERGGRVEQLPLRFASDDQLMQTIERIVSTVNRRVDESNPMVDARLPSGERVNVIIPPLSLTGAVLTIRRFPRSFTLHELIGLGSLDEPMLYLLAGLVQARFNVIVSGATGTGKTTLLNALSGLIPEGERIITIEDSAELQLQQPHVIRLESRPPNVEGKGRVTIRDLVRNSLRMRPDRIVVGEVRGGESLDMLQAMSTGHDGSLATVHANSAEDALTRLQTLASMSDVEIPFVALHDQINSAVDVIVQLTRFADGARRITEIALLESHGGEPYRLATVARFDALPMTPDGRVHGSFVHHPLPRRTADRLYMAGQPVPQAFGIAHTADQLATREAR
- a CDS encoding type II secretion system F family protein, encoding MELQNLITLTTGVALLTCVLGVVGVHSYAAGRAQRQALVDRLTATGQLPDAGRRRRFPTLDRRLRRTRLGRKLELRLVATGLDVTPGEFFAAMLVTVAGLWLVGQAALAPFFGPIAGLLGVWAAVQFLNWQRQKRIEKFINQLPELARILANATQAGLALRTAVGIAAEELEAPAGEELGKVANQLAMGASMDDALGELADRLPSRELVVLVTTLVLANRAGGQVVSALRNLTETLEERKETRREIRTQLSQVSMTSYAVPVLGVGSLFLMNGVKDGALERMTGSPAGQVAVLVAFGLYAVGFLLIRRLSRIDV
- a CDS encoding DUF5936 domain-containing protein → MALALAALMALAVCGIFAGIRMYRAEAKLPGDLMLALEVGSTRTGAVDSLVDRMGMRYAPAVLRLMGPKQVAKYRRKIDLAGNPGGLTIHRYAARRAVYGALGGTGFLVFLMRGQLLVALLLLAFGAFWTEVGIWSAIRIRKDVIERTLPDFLDVLAVVVGAGLGFRQALDRVSTRYEGPWADELRITLRQMDLGMSRRQAFAELRRRNDSEQVAMFVTALQQGEELGAPIVDTLVALAKDMRRTDAQNARRKAARAVPKATMMITTFMVPATMILLGAGLILGSGTDFGSLTGE
- a CDS encoding sensor histidine kinase; the encoded protein is MTTIRHHTWRRRRPAGRRAAAVPVCARSPQGLTAAPGRGGSEGGQGRTETEGRTAADGLAAADGLTAADGVTAAAAPQEPDTQLQVNALQALCRQAFGFRLAMIAVAAPSALLNAGPGWGTRLVGIAVVVTFMVSYALFRDWERFGPLLLRHPTLLAADTLFGALLLISAGPDTTLAYVSVCTPLLAGLIYGWRGAAVFASLQGLILLLVHAALDKPHTEPAEILILPGLCVIAGAVGSSLRKLMLHLGEATRALAAVRARLAVTEAVDAERARLAREMHDSVAKTLHGVALAADGLACSAGAARMDPALVRRQAELVARSARRAAAESRELLTDLRREGDPGRAVDVLGELACTVRLFASRGEVPVSYTRTGETPAPPVPTAVARQLLSITSEALENAHRHARPTRVDVHAGVHHGVHGDVLRVSVRDDGTGLPVGTDLADLRRSGHFGLVGMAERAASVGARIHFGRGEGTRGTEVRLELPLAAVTTKSPTEVHLDR
- a CDS encoding response regulator, whose product is MTGEPNPFGEAPAPDPLRVVVADDNPVVRAGLTALLDGREDLTVVAEAADGKEAYEAARAHRPDVVLLDVRMPGVDGIAALPHLVPLTAVLMLTYSGETEIVQEALRRGANGYLVHGEFTADELVAAVRDTRRGRPHVTPTAAGALLAQLRGRGAGSEASAPSLGRRWRTEGATSTENLSQLQPDVGQSVSDRSTYGLSGREAEIMDLIASGMNNQQIAATCFISEKTVKNHINRIFAKLHSTSRSEATAKWLGRAPGSDREWGDLS
- a CDS encoding Flp family type IVb pilin, whose product is MGNWINTTVRHLQSRAARRDDRGQTAVEYLGIIAVVVAIVLAITGTDIGQTIYQAIVDKIDEVVG
- a CDS encoding pilus assembly protein TadG-related protein — translated: MTGRRTFADTGQAFPIYIMVVGGLLFLAFAYLAVGQAAANRNGAQTAADAAALAAAQERRDQLSGAWVRHLLEPEMWQEIFDGMAEGLTPSCWRAEQLAANNDATVLSCSPDGLLGYTVEVQTNKTVGDSIVPGTETKKSRATATAVIEPRCDFQLPSAAEADVEDALPTLNCKGGVDWELDPETPQDLLPKPEDLFDVHLAD
- a CDS encoding OmpA family protein; protein product: MTHTRLLLIGTLATLLATGPAVAHADDGPSVPPGTEASASAPVELDANDPDLKLPDGATLAEPKVLDIKSVVEDQSGDERREDTNTDVKFALQAEVLFGKDSAKIGAQARARIADIAEEIKVQNATRIRVFGFTDNLGSSAHGDVLSRKRANAVHGILVQELSDANLTYEVRGYGEDYPIADNSTEAGRKKNRRVEISFPRGES
- a CDS encoding DUF192 domain-containing protein; the protein is MRGGAVVRWRDGRGELVVRGPDGAVSARVPLEIAASYRARTRGLLGRDSLDGALLLSPANSIHTFRMRMPIDVAYLDRRLRVVSVRTMPPGRLGRPRVRARHVIEAEAGAMEGWGLGVGSVVEVVRGED